In Onychostoma macrolepis isolate SWU-2019 chromosome 04, ASM1243209v1, whole genome shotgun sequence, one DNA window encodes the following:
- the LOC131539100 gene encoding uncharacterized protein LOC131539100 isoform X1, with the protein MNWVGGSRNRYMKSKEDTTKQRAFFQKQRMKRKSNTVDSPKGYNPDNMDLLTLFIVNQISSKKEQTDKPKTNLLTGVKRTKRALKEPSELPMSPCSPSNLNLVTSQPQYCIDTPGYKVRKHRLSEEFKFTPLSPLLESNLSDASGSENQPQPPSGSSDPIQPKPAPHISSSLPILENLNNMMNTPQFVSFSQPTKLANPWPDEALMQDVSHNSSAAGNQFQSTLPNPERGEHSEDSVLYPLNPLKSTEEPEEPLFIDFKNLDYKVLDSMNSCDRSQNMDSNDHLSIQESVCTDSNASGADGSSVFVHVGKSPRGVHLSSDDKEKNDQCLQCFCPKKQLWHSEESVKAKHFCLSVDSLTETPSQAPSCQQVAKSNCDGQSETEAHRHDGTLPITLETGTQTGALFYRDVSVQCSLIHHRNSVPFPSANQKSSAFTTRWQYSNFNQLLNPTTHTSPKHGHKKTGNMPSGASATNQQAQRHPKSQMGFSFRKLHSQKSMKRDLSASKHPFCKASEQKKEERRKKTDKCDYPRLGNVVRNPVKDVQENL; encoded by the exons ATGAACTGGGTCGGAGGATCTAG GAACAGGTATATGAAAAGCAAAGAAGACACAACAAAACAGAGA GCGTTTTTTCAAAAGCAAAGGATGAAACGAAAGTCAAATACTGTGGACTCACCCAAAGGATACAACCCTGACAATATGGATCTGCTGACATTATTCATAGTCAACCAGATTTCATCAAAGAAAGAGCAAACAG ACAAGCCAAAAACAAACCTTTTGACTGGTGTGAAAAGAACCAAAAGAGCTTTGAAAGAACCCTCAGAGTTACCAATGAGCCCTTGTTCTCCTTCAAACCTGAACCTAGTTACCAGTCAGCCACAGTACTG TATTGATACGCCTGGTTATAAAGTCAGAAAACATCGTCTCTCTGAAGAATTCAAGTTCACACCG CTGTCTCCTTTGCTTGAATCGAACCTGTCTGATGCCAGTGGCTCAGAAAATCAACCTCAACCACCCTCTGGCTCTTCAGATCCAATCCAACCTAAACCTGCACCACACATATCCTCTTCTCTGCCAATTCTGGAAAATCTTAACAATATGATGAATACTCCTCAG TTTGTGTCATTCTCTCAACCAACAAAGCTGGCTAATCCATGGCCAGATGAAGCTCTCATGCAAGATGTGTCACACAACAGCTCAGCAGCTGGAAATCAGTTTCAGAGCACATTACCAAA CCCAGAGAGGGGAGAACATTCAGAGGACTCAGTTTTATATCCACTCAACCCTTTGAAGAGCACTGAAGAACCGGAGGAGCCACTGTTCATAGATTTTAAGAACTTAGATTATAAAG TGCTCGACTCAATGAATTCTTGTGACAGATCACAAAACATGGACAGTAATGACCACCTCTCAATACAG gaATCTGTATGTACCGACAGCAACGCAT CAGGTGCTGATGGTAGCAGTGTCTTTGTGCATGTTGGTAAATCTCCAAGAGGAGTTCATCTCAGCTCAGATGAC aaagaaaagaatgaCCAGTGTCTACAGTGTTTCTGCCCAAAGAAACAGCTGTGGCATTCTGAAGAGAGTGTCAaggcaaaacacttttgcttaTCGGTGGACAGTTTAACAGAAACGCCTTCACAAGCACCATCCTGCCAACAGGTGGCAAAATCTAACTGTGATGGTCAAAGTGAG ACAGAAGCACACAGGCATGATGGAACTCTCCCAATAACCTTGGAAACAGGGACACAAACAGGAGCTTTATTTTACCGAGATGTCTCAGTTCAGTGCTCACTTATTCATCACAGAAACTCTGTCCCTTTCCCCTCTGCTAATCAGAAATCCAGTGCCTTCACCACAAGGTGGCAGTATTCAAATTTTAATCAGTTGCTTAATCCAACTACACATACTTCTCCAAAACATGGCCACAAAAAAACAGGAAACATGCCCTCGGGGGCATCAGCAACAAACCAGCAGGCACAGAGACATCCAAAATCACAAATGGGCTTCTCCTTCCGCAAACTTCATAGTCAGAAGAGCATGAAAAGGGATCTGTCAGCTTCGAAACATCCTTTTTGCAAAGCCTCAG aacagaaaaaagaggaaagaaGGAAGAAAACAGACAAGTGTGACTACCCTCGGTTGGGAAATGTGGTGCGAAACCCTGTCAAGGACGTGCAGGAGAATTTGTGA
- the LOC131539100 gene encoding uncharacterized protein LOC131539100 isoform X2: protein MNWVGGSRNRYMKSKEDTTKQRAFFQKQRMKRKSNTVDSPKGYNPDNMDLLTLFIVNQISSKKEQTDKPKTNLLTGVKRTKRALKEPSELPMSPCSPSNLNLVTSQPQYCIDTPGYKVRKHRLSEEFKFTPLSPLLESNLSDASGSENQPQPPSGSSDPIQPKPAPHISSSLPILENLNNMMNTPQFVSFSQPTKLANPWPDEALMQDVSHNSSAAGNQFQSTLPNPERGEHSEDSVLYPLNPLKSTEEPEEPLFIDFKNLDYKVLDSMNSCDRSQNMDSNDHLSIQESVCTDSNACADGSSVFVHVGKSPRGVHLSSDDKEKNDQCLQCFCPKKQLWHSEESVKAKHFCLSVDSLTETPSQAPSCQQVAKSNCDGQSETEAHRHDGTLPITLETGTQTGALFYRDVSVQCSLIHHRNSVPFPSANQKSSAFTTRWQYSNFNQLLNPTTHTSPKHGHKKTGNMPSGASATNQQAQRHPKSQMGFSFRKLHSQKSMKRDLSASKHPFCKASEQKKEERRKKTDKCDYPRLGNVVRNPVKDVQENL, encoded by the exons ATGAACTGGGTCGGAGGATCTAG GAACAGGTATATGAAAAGCAAAGAAGACACAACAAAACAGAGA GCGTTTTTTCAAAAGCAAAGGATGAAACGAAAGTCAAATACTGTGGACTCACCCAAAGGATACAACCCTGACAATATGGATCTGCTGACATTATTCATAGTCAACCAGATTTCATCAAAGAAAGAGCAAACAG ACAAGCCAAAAACAAACCTTTTGACTGGTGTGAAAAGAACCAAAAGAGCTTTGAAAGAACCCTCAGAGTTACCAATGAGCCCTTGTTCTCCTTCAAACCTGAACCTAGTTACCAGTCAGCCACAGTACTG TATTGATACGCCTGGTTATAAAGTCAGAAAACATCGTCTCTCTGAAGAATTCAAGTTCACACCG CTGTCTCCTTTGCTTGAATCGAACCTGTCTGATGCCAGTGGCTCAGAAAATCAACCTCAACCACCCTCTGGCTCTTCAGATCCAATCCAACCTAAACCTGCACCACACATATCCTCTTCTCTGCCAATTCTGGAAAATCTTAACAATATGATGAATACTCCTCAG TTTGTGTCATTCTCTCAACCAACAAAGCTGGCTAATCCATGGCCAGATGAAGCTCTCATGCAAGATGTGTCACACAACAGCTCAGCAGCTGGAAATCAGTTTCAGAGCACATTACCAAA CCCAGAGAGGGGAGAACATTCAGAGGACTCAGTTTTATATCCACTCAACCCTTTGAAGAGCACTGAAGAACCGGAGGAGCCACTGTTCATAGATTTTAAGAACTTAGATTATAAAG TGCTCGACTCAATGAATTCTTGTGACAGATCACAAAACATGGACAGTAATGACCACCTCTCAATACAG gaATCTGTATGTACCGACAGCAACGCAT GTGCTGATGGTAGCAGTGTCTTTGTGCATGTTGGTAAATCTCCAAGAGGAGTTCATCTCAGCTCAGATGAC aaagaaaagaatgaCCAGTGTCTACAGTGTTTCTGCCCAAAGAAACAGCTGTGGCATTCTGAAGAGAGTGTCAaggcaaaacacttttgcttaTCGGTGGACAGTTTAACAGAAACGCCTTCACAAGCACCATCCTGCCAACAGGTGGCAAAATCTAACTGTGATGGTCAAAGTGAG ACAGAAGCACACAGGCATGATGGAACTCTCCCAATAACCTTGGAAACAGGGACACAAACAGGAGCTTTATTTTACCGAGATGTCTCAGTTCAGTGCTCACTTATTCATCACAGAAACTCTGTCCCTTTCCCCTCTGCTAATCAGAAATCCAGTGCCTTCACCACAAGGTGGCAGTATTCAAATTTTAATCAGTTGCTTAATCCAACTACACATACTTCTCCAAAACATGGCCACAAAAAAACAGGAAACATGCCCTCGGGGGCATCAGCAACAAACCAGCAGGCACAGAGACATCCAAAATCACAAATGGGCTTCTCCTTCCGCAAACTTCATAGTCAGAAGAGCATGAAAAGGGATCTGTCAGCTTCGAAACATCCTTTTTGCAAAGCCTCAG aacagaaaaaagaggaaagaaGGAAGAAAACAGACAAGTGTGACTACCCTCGGTTGGGAAATGTGGTGCGAAACCCTGTCAAGGACGTGCAGGAGAATTTGTGA
- the LOC131539100 gene encoding uncharacterized protein LOC131539100 isoform X4 — MNWVGGSRNRYMKSKEDTTKQRAFFQKQRMKRKSNTVDSPKGYNPDNMDLLTLFIVNQISSKKEQTDKPKTNLLTGVKRTKRALKEPSELPMSPCSPSNLNLVTSQPQYCIDTPGYKVRKHRLSEEFKFTPLSPLLESNLSDASGSENQPQPPSGSSDPIQPKPAPHISSSLPILENLNNMMNTPQFVSFSQPTKLANPWPDEALMQDVSHNSSAAGNQFQSTLPNPERGEHSEDSVLYPLNPLKSTEEPEEPLFIDFKNLDYKVLDSMNSCDRSQNMDSNDHLSIQESVCTDSNASGADGSSVFVHVGKSPRGVHLSSDDTEAHRHDGTLPITLETGTQTGALFYRDVSVQCSLIHHRNSVPFPSANQKSSAFTTRWQYSNFNQLLNPTTHTSPKHGHKKTGNMPSGASATNQQAQRHPKSQMGFSFRKLHSQKSMKRDLSASKHPFCKASEQKKEERRKKTDKCDYPRLGNVVRNPVKDVQENL; from the exons ATGAACTGGGTCGGAGGATCTAG GAACAGGTATATGAAAAGCAAAGAAGACACAACAAAACAGAGA GCGTTTTTTCAAAAGCAAAGGATGAAACGAAAGTCAAATACTGTGGACTCACCCAAAGGATACAACCCTGACAATATGGATCTGCTGACATTATTCATAGTCAACCAGATTTCATCAAAGAAAGAGCAAACAG ACAAGCCAAAAACAAACCTTTTGACTGGTGTGAAAAGAACCAAAAGAGCTTTGAAAGAACCCTCAGAGTTACCAATGAGCCCTTGTTCTCCTTCAAACCTGAACCTAGTTACCAGTCAGCCACAGTACTG TATTGATACGCCTGGTTATAAAGTCAGAAAACATCGTCTCTCTGAAGAATTCAAGTTCACACCG CTGTCTCCTTTGCTTGAATCGAACCTGTCTGATGCCAGTGGCTCAGAAAATCAACCTCAACCACCCTCTGGCTCTTCAGATCCAATCCAACCTAAACCTGCACCACACATATCCTCTTCTCTGCCAATTCTGGAAAATCTTAACAATATGATGAATACTCCTCAG TTTGTGTCATTCTCTCAACCAACAAAGCTGGCTAATCCATGGCCAGATGAAGCTCTCATGCAAGATGTGTCACACAACAGCTCAGCAGCTGGAAATCAGTTTCAGAGCACATTACCAAA CCCAGAGAGGGGAGAACATTCAGAGGACTCAGTTTTATATCCACTCAACCCTTTGAAGAGCACTGAAGAACCGGAGGAGCCACTGTTCATAGATTTTAAGAACTTAGATTATAAAG TGCTCGACTCAATGAATTCTTGTGACAGATCACAAAACATGGACAGTAATGACCACCTCTCAATACAG gaATCTGTATGTACCGACAGCAACGCAT CAGGTGCTGATGGTAGCAGTGTCTTTGTGCATGTTGGTAAATCTCCAAGAGGAGTTCATCTCAGCTCAGATGAC ACAGAAGCACACAGGCATGATGGAACTCTCCCAATAACCTTGGAAACAGGGACACAAACAGGAGCTTTATTTTACCGAGATGTCTCAGTTCAGTGCTCACTTATTCATCACAGAAACTCTGTCCCTTTCCCCTCTGCTAATCAGAAATCCAGTGCCTTCACCACAAGGTGGCAGTATTCAAATTTTAATCAGTTGCTTAATCCAACTACACATACTTCTCCAAAACATGGCCACAAAAAAACAGGAAACATGCCCTCGGGGGCATCAGCAACAAACCAGCAGGCACAGAGACATCCAAAATCACAAATGGGCTTCTCCTTCCGCAAACTTCATAGTCAGAAGAGCATGAAAAGGGATCTGTCAGCTTCGAAACATCCTTTTTGCAAAGCCTCAG aacagaaaaaagaggaaagaaGGAAGAAAACAGACAAGTGTGACTACCCTCGGTTGGGAAATGTGGTGCGAAACCCTGTCAAGGACGTGCAGGAGAATTTGTGA
- the LOC131539100 gene encoding uncharacterized protein LOC131539100 isoform X5, with product MNWVGGSRNRYMKSKEDTTKQRAFFQKQRMKRKSNTVDSPKGYNPDNMDLLTLFIVNQISSKKEQTDKPKTNLLTGVKRTKRALKEPSELPMSPCSPSNLNLVTSQPQYCIDTPGYKVRKHRLSEEFKFTPLSPLLESNLSDASGSENQPQPPSGSSDPIQPKPAPHISSSLPILENLNNMMNTPQFVSFSQPTKLANPWPDEALMQDVSHNSSAAGNQFQSTLPNPERGEHSEDSVLYPLNPLKSTEEPEEPLFIDFKNLDYKVLDSMNSCDRSQNMDSNDHLSIQESVCTDSNACADGSSVFVHVGKSPRGVHLSSDDTEAHRHDGTLPITLETGTQTGALFYRDVSVQCSLIHHRNSVPFPSANQKSSAFTTRWQYSNFNQLLNPTTHTSPKHGHKKTGNMPSGASATNQQAQRHPKSQMGFSFRKLHSQKSMKRDLSASKHPFCKASEQKKEERRKKTDKCDYPRLGNVVRNPVKDVQENL from the exons ATGAACTGGGTCGGAGGATCTAG GAACAGGTATATGAAAAGCAAAGAAGACACAACAAAACAGAGA GCGTTTTTTCAAAAGCAAAGGATGAAACGAAAGTCAAATACTGTGGACTCACCCAAAGGATACAACCCTGACAATATGGATCTGCTGACATTATTCATAGTCAACCAGATTTCATCAAAGAAAGAGCAAACAG ACAAGCCAAAAACAAACCTTTTGACTGGTGTGAAAAGAACCAAAAGAGCTTTGAAAGAACCCTCAGAGTTACCAATGAGCCCTTGTTCTCCTTCAAACCTGAACCTAGTTACCAGTCAGCCACAGTACTG TATTGATACGCCTGGTTATAAAGTCAGAAAACATCGTCTCTCTGAAGAATTCAAGTTCACACCG CTGTCTCCTTTGCTTGAATCGAACCTGTCTGATGCCAGTGGCTCAGAAAATCAACCTCAACCACCCTCTGGCTCTTCAGATCCAATCCAACCTAAACCTGCACCACACATATCCTCTTCTCTGCCAATTCTGGAAAATCTTAACAATATGATGAATACTCCTCAG TTTGTGTCATTCTCTCAACCAACAAAGCTGGCTAATCCATGGCCAGATGAAGCTCTCATGCAAGATGTGTCACACAACAGCTCAGCAGCTGGAAATCAGTTTCAGAGCACATTACCAAA CCCAGAGAGGGGAGAACATTCAGAGGACTCAGTTTTATATCCACTCAACCCTTTGAAGAGCACTGAAGAACCGGAGGAGCCACTGTTCATAGATTTTAAGAACTTAGATTATAAAG TGCTCGACTCAATGAATTCTTGTGACAGATCACAAAACATGGACAGTAATGACCACCTCTCAATACAG gaATCTGTATGTACCGACAGCAACGCAT GTGCTGATGGTAGCAGTGTCTTTGTGCATGTTGGTAAATCTCCAAGAGGAGTTCATCTCAGCTCAGATGAC ACAGAAGCACACAGGCATGATGGAACTCTCCCAATAACCTTGGAAACAGGGACACAAACAGGAGCTTTATTTTACCGAGATGTCTCAGTTCAGTGCTCACTTATTCATCACAGAAACTCTGTCCCTTTCCCCTCTGCTAATCAGAAATCCAGTGCCTTCACCACAAGGTGGCAGTATTCAAATTTTAATCAGTTGCTTAATCCAACTACACATACTTCTCCAAAACATGGCCACAAAAAAACAGGAAACATGCCCTCGGGGGCATCAGCAACAAACCAGCAGGCACAGAGACATCCAAAATCACAAATGGGCTTCTCCTTCCGCAAACTTCATAGTCAGAAGAGCATGAAAAGGGATCTGTCAGCTTCGAAACATCCTTTTTGCAAAGCCTCAG aacagaaaaaagaggaaagaaGGAAGAAAACAGACAAGTGTGACTACCCTCGGTTGGGAAATGTGGTGCGAAACCCTGTCAAGGACGTGCAGGAGAATTTGTGA
- the LOC131539100 gene encoding uncharacterized protein LOC131539100 isoform X3, producing MNWVGGSRNRYMKSKEDTTKQRAFFQKQRMKRKSNTVDSPKGYNPDNMDLLTLFIVNQISSKKEQTDKPKTNLLTGVKRTKRALKEPSELPMSPCSPSNLNLVTSQPQYCIDTPGYKVRKHRLSEEFKFTPLSPLLESNLSDASGSENQPQPPSGSSDPIQPKPAPHISSSLPILENLNNMMNTPQFVSFSQPTKLANPWPDEALMQDVSHNSSAAGNQFQSTLPNPERGEHSEDSVLYPLNPLKSTEEPEEPLFIDFKNLDYKVLDSMNSCDRSQNMDSNDHLSIQESVCTDSNASGADGSSVFVHVGKSPRGVHLSSDDKEKNDQCLQCFCPKKQLWHSEESVKAKHFCLSVDSLTETPSQAPSCQQTEAHRHDGTLPITLETGTQTGALFYRDVSVQCSLIHHRNSVPFPSANQKSSAFTTRWQYSNFNQLLNPTTHTSPKHGHKKTGNMPSGASATNQQAQRHPKSQMGFSFRKLHSQKSMKRDLSASKHPFCKASEQKKEERRKKTDKCDYPRLGNVVRNPVKDVQENL from the exons ATGAACTGGGTCGGAGGATCTAG GAACAGGTATATGAAAAGCAAAGAAGACACAACAAAACAGAGA GCGTTTTTTCAAAAGCAAAGGATGAAACGAAAGTCAAATACTGTGGACTCACCCAAAGGATACAACCCTGACAATATGGATCTGCTGACATTATTCATAGTCAACCAGATTTCATCAAAGAAAGAGCAAACAG ACAAGCCAAAAACAAACCTTTTGACTGGTGTGAAAAGAACCAAAAGAGCTTTGAAAGAACCCTCAGAGTTACCAATGAGCCCTTGTTCTCCTTCAAACCTGAACCTAGTTACCAGTCAGCCACAGTACTG TATTGATACGCCTGGTTATAAAGTCAGAAAACATCGTCTCTCTGAAGAATTCAAGTTCACACCG CTGTCTCCTTTGCTTGAATCGAACCTGTCTGATGCCAGTGGCTCAGAAAATCAACCTCAACCACCCTCTGGCTCTTCAGATCCAATCCAACCTAAACCTGCACCACACATATCCTCTTCTCTGCCAATTCTGGAAAATCTTAACAATATGATGAATACTCCTCAG TTTGTGTCATTCTCTCAACCAACAAAGCTGGCTAATCCATGGCCAGATGAAGCTCTCATGCAAGATGTGTCACACAACAGCTCAGCAGCTGGAAATCAGTTTCAGAGCACATTACCAAA CCCAGAGAGGGGAGAACATTCAGAGGACTCAGTTTTATATCCACTCAACCCTTTGAAGAGCACTGAAGAACCGGAGGAGCCACTGTTCATAGATTTTAAGAACTTAGATTATAAAG TGCTCGACTCAATGAATTCTTGTGACAGATCACAAAACATGGACAGTAATGACCACCTCTCAATACAG gaATCTGTATGTACCGACAGCAACGCAT CAGGTGCTGATGGTAGCAGTGTCTTTGTGCATGTTGGTAAATCTCCAAGAGGAGTTCATCTCAGCTCAGATGAC aaagaaaagaatgaCCAGTGTCTACAGTGTTTCTGCCCAAAGAAACAGCTGTGGCATTCTGAAGAGAGTGTCAaggcaaaacacttttgcttaTCGGTGGACAGTTTAACAGAAACGCCTTCACAAGCACCATCCTGCCAACAG ACAGAAGCACACAGGCATGATGGAACTCTCCCAATAACCTTGGAAACAGGGACACAAACAGGAGCTTTATTTTACCGAGATGTCTCAGTTCAGTGCTCACTTATTCATCACAGAAACTCTGTCCCTTTCCCCTCTGCTAATCAGAAATCCAGTGCCTTCACCACAAGGTGGCAGTATTCAAATTTTAATCAGTTGCTTAATCCAACTACACATACTTCTCCAAAACATGGCCACAAAAAAACAGGAAACATGCCCTCGGGGGCATCAGCAACAAACCAGCAGGCACAGAGACATCCAAAATCACAAATGGGCTTCTCCTTCCGCAAACTTCATAGTCAGAAGAGCATGAAAAGGGATCTGTCAGCTTCGAAACATCCTTTTTGCAAAGCCTCAG aacagaaaaaagaggaaagaaGGAAGAAAACAGACAAGTGTGACTACCCTCGGTTGGGAAATGTGGTGCGAAACCCTGTCAAGGACGTGCAGGAGAATTTGTGA